From a region of the Rhinolophus sinicus isolate RSC01 linkage group LG04, ASM3656204v1, whole genome shotgun sequence genome:
- the CCL19 gene encoding C-C motif chemokine 19: MVSREATVLALSLLLLWTSSALSGDNDAEDCCLTVTTRPIPPIIVRSFHYLLHEHGCRVPAVVFTTLRGYQLCAPPNQPWVFHIIRRLLKNSAKHKRQAVSP; encoded by the exons ATGGTATCCCGGGAAGCCACAGTCCTGGCTCTCAGCCTGCTGCTTCTCTGGACCTCCTCTG CTCTGAGTGGTGACAACGACGCAGAAGACTGCTGCCTGACTGTGACCACACGCCCGATCCCTCCAATTATTGTGCGATCTTTTCACTACCTCCTCCACGAGCATGGCTGCCGAGTGCCTGCTGTTGT GTTCACCACACTGAGGGGTTACCAGCTCTGCGCACCCCCAAATCAGCCTTGGGTGTTCCACATAATCCGGAGACTGCTGAAGAACTCTGCCAAG cacAAGCGCCAAGCAGTTAGCCCGTGA